One genomic region from Fictibacillus marinisediminis encodes:
- a CDS encoding GNAT family N-acetyltransferase translates to MREQFVELLLRKYWYGRGNLKIDKVFEYDISNELSVRIQELLNGSFPDVYPTNRIYFKQLPHFRFLAFNEESQLIGHVGLDYRVMNLNGKPLKILGVIDLCVSQNARSQGIGSRLLLEIDRFSQGRDIDFILLFADNMNLYLRNGYQPVRNKCKWMQINHETQVTNGIGTEHIDELMIKQVGMTNWREGNLDLLGYLY, encoded by the coding sequence ATGAGGGAGCAATTTGTAGAATTGTTATTACGAAAATATTGGTATGGGAGAGGTAACTTGAAAATAGATAAAGTATTTGAATATGATATTAGTAATGAGCTTTCGGTGCGTATACAAGAATTATTAAATGGCAGTTTTCCAGATGTCTATCCAACGAATAGAATTTACTTTAAGCAGTTACCGCATTTTAGATTTCTAGCTTTTAATGAGGAAAGTCAACTCATAGGACATGTCGGACTGGATTACAGAGTGATGAATTTAAACGGAAAGCCCCTAAAAATACTCGGTGTAATTGATTTGTGTGTTTCGCAAAACGCCCGCTCACAGGGTATTGGTTCGAGGCTGCTTTTAGAAATTGATAGGTTTTCTCAGGGACGCGATATTGATTTTATACTCTTATTTGCAGATAACATGAACTTATATTTAAGAAATGGATATCAACCAGTTAGAAACAAATGCAAATGGATGCAAATTAATCATGAAACCCAAGTTACAAATGGTATAGGTACTGAACACATTGATGAATTAATGATTAAGCAAGTCGGTATGACAAATTGGAGGGAAGGGAATCTTGATTTATTAGGTTATCTTTATTGA